In Silurus meridionalis isolate SWU-2019-XX chromosome 29, ASM1480568v1, whole genome shotgun sequence, one DNA window encodes the following:
- the tmem200b gene encoding uncharacterized protein tmem200b, translated as MRTHKAQTQALTSSSTQRFPCFSLRKKKKAGVVQGKLRIRSMPGAFLVLGMIVVIVGTTLAVVGYWPYRVQRSAAGSVTKSPTHGTTWGLGAKGLFSTASLIHTDRMKLLGPVIMGVGLFIFICANTVLYENRDKETQILLSEMQSVMCTMSTVPSADFTQVNSLIRHYHWVGSLPAAHLNILCLKELASSEPLLQDRTTKEERMPLPREVMHTKVLRHQESLFISSIHLSDSCNSSKRDISTYLDVEKELVCVQQPQLEGHCNLNKNLTSSLMSTPESQDWELTTVPPRRSHSMSYRTDSQTLSKPLVQLQEKAVLQISSCPKPIQQSCISEVCVNQEGIHIQTPNSDFAFVGDQKHHSWP; from the coding sequence ATGAGGACCCACAAGGCCCAAACCCAGGCTTTAACCTCATCATCTACTCAGCGGTTTCCGTGCTTCAGtctgaggaagaagaagaaagcagGGGTGGTTCAAGGGAAGTTGCGTATCCGCTCCATGCCAGGGGCATTCCTGGTGCTGGGAATGATAGTGGTGATTGTTGGCACCACGTTGGCAGTGGTGGGGTATTGGCCATACAGGGTGCAACGATCAGCAGCAGGTTCAGTGACTAAAAGCCCCACTCATGGAACCACTTGGGGCCTTGGAGCCAAAGGGCTGTTCTCAACAGCGAGTCTGATTCACACTGACAGGATGAAGCTACTAGGTCCTGTAATCATGGGAGTgggattatttattttcatttgtgcTAACACAGTACTATATGAGAATCGAGACAAGGAGACTCAAATTCTGCTGTCTGAGATGCAGAGTGTGATGTGCACCATGTCTACTGTGCCCTCGGCAGACTTCACCCAAGTAAACTCACTGATCAGGCACTACCACTGGGTTGGCAGCCTGCCTGCAGCCCACTTAAATATCTTGTGCCTTAAAGAACTGGCCTCCTCTGAGCCACTGCTGCAGGACAGGACCACAAAAGAAGAGAGAATGCCACTTCCAAGAGAAGTGATGCACACTAAGGTCCTTCGTCATCAGGAGTCTTTATTCATATCCTCTATTCATCTATCAGACTCCTGCAACTCCAGTAAACGAGATATCAGCACTTACTTGGATGTAGAAAAGGAACTAGTCTGTGTTCAGCAGCCCCAGCTTGAGGGTCACTGCAACCTTAACAAGAACCTGACTTCATCCCTTATGTCTACCCCAGAGAGTCAGGATTGGGAGTTAACCACGGTCCCTCCAAGGCGCTCCCATAGTATGAGTTATAGAACTGACTCACAAACATTATCCAAGCCTTTAGTACAACTTCAGGAAAAGGCAGTATTGCAGATTTCAAGCTGCCCTAAACCAATCCAACAATCCTGCATCTCTGAAGTCTGTGTGAATCAGGAAGGAATTCACATACAAACTCCGAACTCTGACTTTGCATTTGTGGGAGATCAGAAGCACCACAGTTGGCCTTGA